In Castanea sativa cultivar Marrone di Chiusa Pesio chromosome 6, ASM4071231v1, a single window of DNA contains:
- the LOC142639680 gene encoding uncharacterized protein LOC142639680 produces the protein MHVEEKLGWLEKDATQMWEFRECLSNCGLMDLGFMGQRYTWCNGRIGEQKTLIKLDRVVANDEWRSMFKESTVHHITMSTSDHCMLALFLKKKHPSRPVKKRFLFDAMWTRDDRCRQIIEEAWDPLRGDPEFTIQDRLKCCQVHLQGWNWKFLHKTTEETGSLKKEINETLVKEEVMWSQRSRVEWIRCKDRNTKFFHVTATQRQRKNRIEGLWASDGQWYEEKEKIEEIILDYFANIYSLEHPSDHVVNVIGLENQVTPEMNDTLLKPFRAEEITLNQMHSTKSPSPDDMSSIFY, from the coding sequence ATGCATGTAGAGGAAAAATTGGGGTGGCTAGAAAAGGATGCAACTCAGATGTGGGAGTTTAGGGAATGCCTGAGTAACTGTGGGCTTATGGACCTGGGATTTATGGGGCAACGTTATACATGGTGCAACGGCAGAATAGGAGAGCAAAAGACATTGATTAAACTAGATAGAGTGGTGGCAAATGATGAGTGGAGAAGTATGTTTAAGGAATCAACTGTCCATCATATAACCATGTCTACTTCAGATCATTGTATGCTTGccctatttttgaaaaagaaacatcCATCAAGACCTGTGAAGAAAAGATTCTTGTTTGACGCTATGTGGACCCGAGATGATAGATGTAGACAAATCATTGAGGAAGCTTGGGACCCTCTTAGAGGAGATCCAGAATTCACGATTCAAGATAGACTCAAGTGCTGTCAAGTCCATCTCCAAGGGTGGAACTGGAAGTTTTTGCATAAGACTACAGAAGAGACAGGGTCactaaaaaaggaaataaatgaaaCACTGGTAAAAGAGGAAGTCATGTGGAGTCAGAGGTCTAGAGTAGAATGGATTAGATGTAAAGACCGAAATACAAAGTTTTTCCATGTGACGGCAACACAAAGGCAAAGGAAGAACAGGATTGAAGGCCTATGGGCGTCAGATGGGCAGTGGtatgaggaaaaagaaaaaatagaggaaataaTCCTGGATTACTTTGCTAATATTTACAGCTTAGAGCACCCGAGTGATCATGTGGTCAATGTGATTGGGCTAGAGAACCAAGTAACCCCAGAGATGAATGATACCTTGCTTAAGCCTTTCAGAGCTGAGGAGATCACACTCAACCAAATGCATTCCACAAAGTCCCCAAGCCCTGACGATATGTCTTCTATCTTTTACTAG
- the LOC142637874 gene encoding OPA3-like protein: MVLPLFKLGTLALRTISKPIANRLKKEAGLHPTFRQFIINIAQANHRFTTTVQRRLYGHATNALIRPLDEGRAVQLAFELLGELFVFTVAGILLIYEVHRSSRAEARTEEKRKQEMEALKQKNKDLERELEVLKYRQSAQGRGYLDFVKLWHAGTLEGHKWGRPSYINAM; the protein is encoded by the exons atgGTACTGCCTCTTTTCAAGCTTGGAACACTAGCCCTAAGAACTATTTCCAAACCCATTGCTAATAGGCTCAAAAAAGAGGCTGGCTTGCACCCCACGTTCCGCCAGTTCATCATCAATATTGCCCAG GCAAACCATCGCTTCACAACAACAGTGCAAAGACGCTTATATGGACATGCAACTAATGCATTGATCCGCCCTCTGGATGAAGGAAGAGCTGTTCAACTTGCTTTTGAACTTTTGGGGGAACTTTTTGTGTTCACG GTTGCAGGTATTTTATTGATATATGAGGTGCATAGAAGTTCTAGAGCAGAAGCTAGAACGgaagaaaaaaggaagcaaGAAATGGAG GCACTAAAGCAAAAGAACAAAGATTTAGAAAGAGAATTGGAAGTTCTGAAGTACAGACAATCTGCGCAAGGAAGAGGCTATTTAGATTTCGTCAAACTCTGGCACGCTGGTACATTGGAAGGGCATAAGTGGGGAAGACCTAGTTATATAAATGCAATGTGA
- the LOC142639681 gene encoding uncharacterized protein LOC142639681 — translation MKRKKEKEENAPILPKWLIHGSQLGSWGVQAKLNTSSGELAKNILHTNFCLAKRKVTEWDGCAWCGEKETSGHVLWDCKTTAKTWKESGQKLPSWKNSHRDFFDIYWKLREKAKDIDWAAFATMTWCIWNNRNLYKHEGRCKPAKVLVSEALRYTEEYKYSNSQTIQTPRQPPRVGSQWRPPEIGWYKNNVDAVVFKEDGCCGMGVVIRNEAGCLIGAMSKKLHFPLGLMEAKAQAAKEGILLARDLGLSKVIVEGDAKTIMVAFTESDPDTTPCFIQKVVEGAKFRL, via the coding sequence atgaaaaggaaaaaggagaaagaggagAATGCTCCAATCCTTCCAAAATGGCTGATACATGGAAGTCAATTGGGAAGCTGGGGTGTACAGGCAAAATTAAACACTTCCAGTGGAGAGCTTGCAAAAAATATATTGCACACAAACTTTTGCCTGGCTAAACGGAAGGTGACCGAATGGGATGGTTGTGCTTGGTGTGGTGAGAAGGAAACCTCAGGTCATGTGTTATGGGATTGTAAAACAACTGCTAAAACTTGGAAGGAATCGGGACAGAAGCTCCCTAGTTGGAAAAATTCCCATCGAGACTTTTTTGATATTTACTGGAAACTCAGGGAAAAGGCAAAAGATATAGATTGGGCTGCATTTGCAACAATGACGTGGTGTATATGGAACAATCGCAATCTATATAAACATGAGGGGAGATGTAAGCCCGCAAAAGTCCTTGTTAGTGAAGCACTCAGATACACAGAGGAGTACAAATATAGCAATTCCCAAACCATACAAACTCCCAGGCAGCCTCCTCGGGTTGGATCTCAATGGCGTCCTCCTGAAATTGGTTGGTATAAAAATAACGTTGATGCGGTAGTCTTTAAAGAAGATGGTTGTTGTGGGATGGGTGTAGTAATCAGAAATGAGGCAGGCTGTTTGATAGGGGCGATGAGTAAGAAACTCCATTTCCCTCTGGGTCTAATGGAGGCAAAAGCTCAAGCAGCAAAGGAGGGTATTCTATTAGCAAGGGACTTAGGCTTAAGCAAAGTGATTGTGGAAGGAGATGCAAAGACCATCATGGTGGCCTTTACGGAATCAGACCCCGACACCACTCCATGCTTTATCCAGAAGGTAGTGGAGGGAGCTAAGTTCAGGCTGTAG